From the genome of Choloepus didactylus isolate mChoDid1 unplaced genomic scaffold, mChoDid1.pri zz_scaffold_274_ctg1, whole genome shotgun sequence, one region includes:
- the LOC119526030 gene encoding protein preY, mitochondrial-like: LNGSCGRLASVLRSTLTPPSMVSRRWLHETGPWRSVDQNRRAEEPPRTFDPALLEFLVCPLSKKLLRYEASTRELINEELGIAYPIIDAIPNTIPQEARMTHQSQKQEEMEQLAAFSGESKAHHLSCQRNTQLLHLAISFRLVVISQVHRNTYSASIFQMPVKGIWRFISLLLSNR, translated from the coding sequence GCTGAACGGATCATGTGGCAGGCTTGCCTCGGTGCTGCGAAGCACACTCACACCACCCTCCATGGTCTCCCGTAGGTGGCTGCATGAGACTGGGCCGTGGCGGTCTGTGGATCAGAATAGGAGGGCAGAGGAGCCACCCCGCACCTTTGACCCGGCACTGCTGGAGTTTCTGGTGTGCCCGCTCTCCAAGAAGCTGCTCAGATATGAAGCATCAACACGTGAATTGATTAATGAAGAGTTGGGAATAGCATATCCAATCATTGATGCCATTCCTAATACGATACCACAGGAAGCTAGGATGACACATCAAAGTCAGAAGCAAGAAGAAATGGAGCAACTGGCAGCATTTTCAGGTGAAAGTAAAGCGCATCATTTATCTTGCCAGAGGAATACACAGCTGCTACATTTGGCCATTTCATTCAGACTAGTTGTCATTAGTCAAGTACATAGAAATACATACAGTGCTAGTATTTTTCAAATGCCTGTAAAAGGAATATGGCgatttatttctttgttgttgtcAAATCGTTAa